The following nucleotide sequence is from Sander vitreus isolate 19-12246 chromosome 3, sanVit1, whole genome shotgun sequence.
gaaagagagaaaagagagagaggaaagacaaaggaaagtgtgtcaaactgtaacccagtttttcaccaagaaaggtgggtagcctatagtctgtgtgtggtattaacctgttggcttaatgtccatagtgaaataaactagctagctacagactagtgttagcctacatttaatcaccatttaatcagtgcagggaaacgtttagcaagatattcatattaaatcattgtcctagccccttttagcagacgtAACAACAGATGaatcagcagcaccccagtctccccctaactgtcccagtgaagaaggtgagcaacattgtgttcaatgacatgccagttagcatcattgcagggagtctgtggggatttctctgtcttccattaataattataataataattaattttgttaagagaattttccattttgtcaaaatctagtactagtattgaactacaagaagcaagacagttgcaagcctttacttagagttatgtaaagcttttgatgggacagttaggtcctagagatgtggtgacaacagctgcgcagaaggggcccaatttgatttttttgtgagtgagagtggagatgggctgtgttaacacagacttgtgcagaaatgagctgctcattaaccggtgatcactggacgtcagtgagtaatcaacattatttaggagttactaaacactatattgactctactAAGGacagggatttttagttttttagttaggtacttggaggaattgtgcaataatgacagattcacacatttttctgtggtttacagtaaataaataattataaatcttaaaatcaagttcataaagtaactttctttgcattcatttgattcccaatcaagatacactggtaagaactgctgattgttaatatgtacttaaaaactgttctgaaatgcaaaataatagaatttgaatcatgtgataaaatatgcgattaatcgcgattaactatagaccttcagcgattaatcgcgattaaaaaatgtttatcgtttgacagccctaattataaaATACTAATATGTGAGCGACAGAAGCagatgttaaatgttaaaagttTGAACTGAGTTTCTTGCTGAAAATATGAGGAAATCTTTGGAAAACAGAATAGACCCTGTATATCTGTTTTCATAAGATGTCTTTTTGCATAAACAAAATTATCAAAGCCCTTCTCCTGTTTAGGTCCTATAGTAGGCTACATTATAATGGATTTAATCCTGTTTTCAAGCCTGTGGCATCTAGTGGAGGAATTACTCAAATACTTTACTAGTAAAAGTAGATAAACCACCATGTAAAAATAccctgttacaagttaaagtccgtTATctacaattttatttataatgaagacagacagaagttcTGGAgcggagcaagaaagtaaatacgttataaggtcctgtgttctgggatagtgcatatttcttgcatctccagcagctcattcatttaaataatcagacaaTGTCACCTAGACTTCGCTCTGCTGTGCcagtgtctgtctccaactttagtggcggctggtttgaccacggagatgcaAGTAACGTGAGTCTATCGCTGTgacagaaacactgcaagctgctacagtttacATGTTAAGATTGAAAAGCAGATCTGACTACATGAGCCATTTAGCTCAGACTTGTGgagtacacatacagtagtttgTGCGGTTCAAGGTCTGATTAccttctcaccacaaacgaaccgctccagagtttgattgaaagcgtaccgagattACCTCATCAAGGAGGTCtgggtacgcttgtttggtccgttTTTGGTGGGCATCCAAGTGCGTTAATCCCACCTGCCCAAACGAGCCGGACCAAGGGTGAAAACGAAATCTAGTGCGATTTAACCGAACAAAATAAGGCAagtgtgaaagccccctaaaAGTATTAGTTATGCATAATGGAATGGCAGCTTTCAGAgtgttatattacaatatacaGTTTGTTACTGTGAAGCAATTGTTTCATACACTGTTGGACAGTTTAATGTACAATCATGCGTTAAAGTGTACAAAAAACTtgatctgcaaagtaactagtaactacacTTGCCATGGCACAATGATGTCACACAATAATTTTATTCCAAGACCCAATCAAGACTGCTGGGAACACTGATTGGTAGTACTGAGTACAGTAAGAGGCTTACCCTGCCATCAACTAAGattataaaatgttgcatttaagTCTGCTTTGACCCTGGCATGACTGGGTAGCTTTGCCCCATCAACATGTGGGAGTGGAAAATGTCAGAAGTGATAGCAGGGCTGATTTTCATGGGGCTCCTGTTGGCATTTGGAGCAGCGGATGGAGCAGCAGAGAGGGAAGCTCCTTTCTGTCAGATCCTCGGGAGTCTAGAGTTTCCTCTGCTGTCGAAAGAAGGAGATTTTATGATCGGGGGAGCCTTTTCCATTCACAGCAAAATCACACAACCTCCACTTTCCTTTACAGAGAAACCAACACGTCTCACATGTTCGAGGTAATTTCAAGATTTCTAGAAAAATATTTTCCCATAAGTTCTGTCACAGTGAATACaagtttgtatttttctcttcttctcttgtcTCAGTGTCAACCTCAGGGAGTTTCGATTTGCCCAGACCATGATCTTTGCAATTGAGGAAATAAACAAAAGTGAATTTCTTCTTCCCAATGTTTCGATCGGATACCGTATTTATGACAACTGTGGCTCAACGTTATCCTCAATGCGTGCTGTGATGGCCCTGTTGAACGGTGATGAGTGGACTGTGGGAAAGAGCTGTTCTAGTCAATCAGCTGTTCATGCTATTATCGGGGAGTCTGAATCCTCCTCAACCATTGTGCTTTCCCGCACTACTGGACCATTTAAAATACCAGTGGTAAGATTGATGTCACTGTGTATCAATGTGTATATTACATGCAAACTTTTcttattctttctctctctttgtgtattCTCAGATAAGTCATTCAGCAACTTGTGAGTGTTTGAGCAACAGGAACGAGTATCCCTCTTTCTTTCGTACCATTGCCAGCGACCTCCACCAAAGCAGAGCCCTCGCCCAGTTGGTCAAGCACTTTGGCTGGACTTGGGTCGGGGCAGTCAACAGCGACAGTGACTATGGCAACAATGGCATGGCTATCTTCCTTGCTGCAGCCCAGGAagaaggagtgtgtgtggagTATACAGAAAAATTCCACAGGGAAGAACCAGAGAAACTCATGAAAGTGGTAGAAGTGATCCGAAAGAGCACTGCCCGGGTCATTGTTGGTTTCCTGGCCCATATAGAGATGAACAACCTTCTAGAGCAGTTGAGTCTGCACAACATCACAGGTCTGCAGTTTATTGGCGTGGAGGCCTGGATCACTGCTGACAGCCTTGTGACTCCTACCAGCTTTAGTGTGCTGGGAGGTTCACTGGGTTTTGCTGTGCAAAAGGCCAATGTCAGTGGTCTGGatgattttttaattaaagatttcTGGGAGACAGAGTTTAAGTGCAAGGAGACAAACGGGGCCACCATGACAGAAACACCacaatgcaaagaaaaaaacgaTCTAATTGACCTTAaagattatgatgatgatgtggcAGAGCTGAGATACTCCAGTAACATCTACAAAGCCATCTATGCTGTGGCCCATTCTCTGCATAGCATTCTAAAGTGCTTCAAAAGTCAGGGTTGTGACCACACTCTAAAGGTTACTCCCTGGCAGGTAAAAGGAACAGATTACTAAACTGTTTATTTCTTAGCTCTGGTCATTTCTATATTGACTTATTGTCTTACTGCTTTTTAGGTAGTGGAGTCTTTGAAGCAGGTGAATTTTACCATTAAGAATGGGGACCAGGTTTGGTTTGACAGCACTGGAGCAGCTGTTGCTCGGTATGAGGTGGTGAACTGGCAGCGTGGCTCAGATGACTCAGTCCAGTTTAAACCTGTTGGCTATTATGATGCCTCCCTACCGCCTGGACAGAAGTTTGTCCTCAACACTGAAGCCATAATTTGGCCTGAAGAGAAGACAGAGGCAAATATCATAATTCACAGTAAAATCTACATTGATGTAATGCAGGGCTTTGACAGGTAGTTTGACAATATTTCATCTTGaatgattattaaaaacataatatCTGTTATCTTTTTTAATTCAAAGTTGCCTGTGTCAGTGTGCAGTGAGAGCTGTCACCCTGGAACGTATAAAGTCCTTCAGAAAGGAAAGCCAGTCTGCTGCTATGACTGTATACCATGTGCAGAGGGAGAAATCAGCAACAGCACAGGTATATGTACGGCTGACCTTAACTATGACAAATTGCATATATTGTTTACTTTCCACACTCTGTGTTTCATGTTAAAATCCACTATTGTACAGTCTCTTATTTACGTTTTTAGCATGTAAGTGATAAAATTACAATAATAGTGACGATATTTCTATTACAGATTCTAATGACTGCAAAAAGTGTCCTGAGGAGTATTGGTCCAATCAAAACAGAGATGCATGTGTACTGAAAAATGTTGAGTTCCTCTACTTCACTGAGGTTATGGGTATAATACTtgtgtttttcactttgtttgGTGCGCTTCTTACATTAACTGTGGCCACTATATTCTTGTTCAATAAGGACTCTCCCTTGGTAAAGGCCAACAACTCTGAGCTGAGCTTCCTGCTGCTCTTCTCCTTGActctgtgtttcctgtgttcTCTGACCTTCATAGGCCAGCCCTCTGAGTGGTCCTGCATGCTGCGACACACAGCATTCGGCATCACCTTTGTACTCTGTATCTCTTGTGTTCTGGGGAAAACTATAGTGGTGTTAATGGCCTTCAGGGCCACAGTTCCAGGTAGTAATATCATGAAATGGTTTGGGCCTACACAGCAGA
It contains:
- the LOC144515295 gene encoding extracellular calcium-sensing receptor-like, which encodes MIGGAFSIHSKITQPPLSFTEKPTRLTCSSVNLREFRFAQTMIFAIEEINKSEFLLPNVSIGYRIYDNCGSTLSSMRAVMALLNGDEWTVGKSCSSQSAVHAIIGESESSSTIVLSRTTGPFKIPVISHSATCECLSNRNEYPSFFRTIASDLHQSRALAQLVKHFGWTWVGAVNSDSDYGNNGMAIFLAAAQEEGVCVEYTEKFHREEPEKLMKVVEVIRKSTARVIVGFLAHIEMNNLLEQLSLHNITGLQFIGVEAWITADSLVTPTSFSVLGGSLGFAVQKANVSGLDDFLIKDFWETEFKCKETNGATMTETPQCKEKNDLIDLKDYDDDVAELRYSSNIYKAIYAVAHSLHSILKCFKSQGCDHTLKVTPWQVVESLKQVNFTIKNGDQVWFDSTGAAVARYEVVNWQRGSDDSVQFKPVGYYDASLPPGQKFVLNTEAIIWPEEKTELPVSVCSESCHPGTYKVLQKGKPVCCYDCIPCAEGEISNSTDSNDCKKCPEEYWSNQNRDACVLKNVEFLYFTEVMGIILVFFTLFGALLTLTVATIFLFNKDSPLVKANNSELSFLLLFSLTLCFLCSLTFIGQPSEWSCMLRHTAFGITFVLCISCVLGKTIVVLMAFRATVPGSNIMKWFGPTQQRLTVLTFTLIQVIICILWLIINPPFPFKNMKYYKDKIILECALGSPVGFWVVLGYIGFLAVLCFVLAFLARKLPDNFNEAKLITFSMLVFCAVWITFIPAYVSSPGKFTVAVEIFAILASSYGLLLSIFAPKCFIIVFKPKLNTKKHLMEKMGSD